A DNA window from Halorubrum sp. DM2 contains the following coding sequences:
- a CDS encoding GNAT family N-acetyltransferase produces the protein MTGAQGESAAAPVVREARPADADAIAAFTRDTWGERHEDYIPRVFPDWAASEDPDRGTFVATLPPEAAESGGLDGREGGDTLVEGDGTGVADAGDPEAVVGCIQAVSLSEWEAWGQGIRVDPAARGHGVGTALSTAALDWSRERGATVCRNMVFSWNVMGLGQSRAVGFEPATEFRFAEPDPDPDAVGDDAVGSGSDATDGDDAGVDVLADADPNAAWAFWSDSDARDHLRGLALDPDESWACSALTRERLATAAAEDRLLGVADADGFAGFAVRTRVTEREVDGETVRTATYGAAAWRGVDAAGALYDAVAADAGAAEADAARVLIPETVEHVSDTGANRVPVAAEPDFVMAADLTGGEP, from the coding sequence ATGACGGGAGCGCAGGGGGAGTCGGCGGCCGCCCCCGTCGTCCGCGAGGCGCGCCCCGCCGACGCCGACGCGATCGCGGCGTTCACGCGGGACACGTGGGGCGAGCGCCACGAGGACTACATCCCGCGGGTGTTCCCCGACTGGGCCGCGTCGGAAGACCCGGACCGCGGCACGTTCGTCGCGACGCTGCCCCCCGAGGCAGCCGAGTCCGGCGGTCTCGACGGGCGAGAGGGGGGCGACACCCTCGTCGAGGGCGACGGGACGGGGGTCGCCGACGCGGGCGATCCCGAGGCGGTCGTCGGCTGTATCCAGGCCGTCTCCCTCTCGGAGTGGGAGGCGTGGGGACAGGGGATCCGCGTCGACCCCGCCGCTCGCGGCCACGGCGTCGGCACCGCGCTCTCGACCGCCGCGCTCGACTGGAGTCGCGAGCGCGGCGCGACCGTCTGCCGCAACATGGTGTTCTCGTGGAACGTCATGGGACTCGGCCAGTCGCGGGCGGTCGGCTTCGAGCCGGCGACCGAGTTCCGGTTCGCGGAGCCGGACCCCGACCCGGACGCGGTCGGTGACGACGCAGTCGGCTCCGGCTCGGATGCGACCGACGGCGACGACGCCGGGGTCGACGTCCTCGCGGACGCCGACCCGAACGCCGCGTGGGCGTTCTGGAGCGACAGCGACGCCCGCGACCACCTCCGCGGGCTCGCGCTCGACCCCGACGAGTCGTGGGCCTGCTCGGCGCTCACCCGCGAGCGGCTCGCGACCGCGGCCGCCGAGGACCGACTGCTCGGCGTCGCCGACGCGGACGGGTTCGCCGGCTTCGCGGTCCGGACGCGCGTGACGGAACGCGAGGTCGACGGCGAGACCGTCCGGACCGCGACGTACGGCGCGGCCGCGTGGCGCGGCGTCGACGCGGCGGGGGCGCTGTACGACGCGGTCGCCGCCGACGCCGGGGCGGCCGAGGCCGACGCCGCCCGCGTGCTGATACCCGAGACCGTCGAACACGTGAGCGACACCGGGGCGAACCGCGTCCCGGTCGCGGCCGAACCGGACTTCGTCATGGCCGCGGACCTCACCGGCGGGGAGCCATGA
- the priS gene encoding DNA primase small subunit PriS, with product MDDRTREYLRGRFGDYYRSVSLSLPPDANLREWGHIPWTPGSGTTMVRHQSLFDLGDVDTFFADNAPRHAYFSAARYDDPGAATMGQKGWRNADLVFDLDADHLPGVDPETTSYPEMLAACKDALLRLLDFIDDDFAFEDVTVVFSGGRGYHVHVRDESVRELDSDARREVVDYVRAIDLDTDGLIDTVSDRGTTKRVLRTEGGWGARVHDALIEYADDLREKDDEAARERLTELDGIGEGRAETILGAFDRNPAAVREGNVEAGGPGVRRLVAALAARVAAADAAPIDEPVTTDTRRLIRLPGTLHGGSGLVVTPLDRDELADFEPLRDAVPERFVGRDIRIETDADRTVELNGERVSVQSGRDTVPEYAGIFLMTRGEARKAPER from the coding sequence ATGGACGACCGGACCCGCGAGTACCTCCGGGGTCGCTTCGGCGACTACTACCGGTCGGTCTCGCTGTCGCTCCCGCCCGACGCGAACCTCCGCGAGTGGGGCCACATCCCGTGGACGCCGGGGTCGGGAACGACGATGGTCCGACACCAGTCGCTGTTCGATCTGGGCGACGTGGACACGTTCTTCGCGGACAACGCACCGCGGCACGCCTACTTCTCGGCCGCGCGCTACGACGACCCCGGGGCGGCGACGATGGGACAGAAGGGGTGGCGGAACGCCGACCTCGTCTTCGACCTCGACGCCGACCACCTCCCGGGCGTCGACCCGGAGACCACCTCCTACCCGGAGATGCTCGCGGCGTGCAAGGACGCGCTCCTGCGCCTGCTCGATTTTATCGACGACGACTTCGCGTTCGAGGACGTGACCGTCGTCTTCTCCGGCGGTCGGGGCTATCACGTCCACGTTCGCGACGAGAGCGTCCGGGAGTTGGACAGCGACGCCCGCCGAGAGGTCGTCGACTACGTGCGCGCGATCGACCTCGACACCGACGGCCTGATCGACACCGTCTCGGACCGCGGCACGACGAAGCGCGTCCTCCGCACCGAGGGCGGGTGGGGCGCGCGCGTCCACGACGCGCTGATCGAGTACGCTGACGACCTCCGCGAGAAGGACGACGAGGCCGCCCGCGAGCGGCTGACGGAACTCGACGGCATCGGCGAGGGGCGCGCGGAGACGATCCTCGGCGCGTTCGACCGAAATCCGGCCGCGGTCCGCGAGGGCAACGTCGAGGCGGGCGGCCCGGGCGTCAGGCGGCTGGTCGCCGCGCTCGCCGCGCGCGTCGCCGCGGCGGACGCCGCGCCGATCGACGAACCGGTGACGACCGACACCCGTCGGCTCATCCGCCTGCCGGGGACGCTCCACGGCGGGTCCGGACTGGTCGTCACGCCGCTCGACCGCGATGAACTCGCCGACTTCGAGCCGCTTCGGGACGCGGTCCCGGAGCGGTTCGTCGGCCGCGATATCCGGATCGAGACCGACGCGGATCGGACGGTAGAATTAAACGGCGAGCGCGTTAGTGTCCAATCCGGCAGAGACACCGTGCCCGAGTACGCGGGTATCTTCCTCATGACCCGCGGCGAGGCGCGGAAAGCCCCCGAACGATGA
- a CDS encoding PadR family transcriptional regulator, giving the protein MYDLTGFQRDLLYVIAGLDEPHGLAIKEELEEYYEKEIHHGRLYPNLDTLVEKGLVEKGQRDRRTNYYTLTRRGRREIEARTDWEAEYIEH; this is encoded by the coding sequence ATGTACGACCTCACAGGTTTCCAGCGCGACCTCCTCTACGTGATCGCGGGGCTCGACGAGCCGCACGGGCTGGCTATCAAAGAGGAGCTCGAGGAGTACTACGAGAAAGAGATCCACCACGGCCGCCTCTATCCGAACCTCGACACGCTCGTCGAGAAAGGGCTCGTCGAAAAGGGCCAGCGCGACCGCCGTACTAACTACTACACGCTGACGCGTCGCGGTCGCCGCGAGATCGAGGCGCGCACCGACTGGGAAGCCGAGTACATCGAGCACTGA
- a CDS encoding DUF3311 domain-containing protein, whose translation MMRSRSDLVWIPTFAILVAFAVPWPLWGVDRVVAGLPVWIWWHVAWLGLCAALFALFVRSGAWERGMGQRSTTDSGSGTPGTASGTAKTADAEGDRR comes from the coding sequence ATGATGCGCTCACGGAGCGATCTCGTGTGGATACCGACGTTCGCGATACTCGTGGCGTTCGCGGTGCCGTGGCCCCTCTGGGGTGTCGACCGCGTCGTCGCGGGCCTGCCGGTGTGGATCTGGTGGCACGTGGCGTGGCTGGGGCTGTGTGCGGCGCTGTTCGCGCTGTTCGTCCGGAGCGGCGCGTGGGAGCGCGGGATGGGGCAGCGGTCGACGACGGACTCCGGCAGCGGAACCCCCGGAACCGCCAGCGGGACCGCGAAGACCGCCGACGCGGAGGGCGACCGCCGATGA
- a CDS encoding DUF6498-containing protein → MPSPGPVARLRVFVRGRRPRALSVAVANLLPLVGVVALGWNAAALMTLYWFELGIASGWALVRALFAGRPSEIERGVLISGPLAQRRVGLSIPWTGVQVRVSSLLVLPIATPILAVVWGIVGALTVGVVVDGGLAPEALDTVTLAVIAVFVGEGATTLVEYFGRGEYRDHSAQTAIRGVFARGAAIFLGALFTVTVVAAGTLEDDTPISALDPDAIGLPLLLGIVGVKFAFDLASLYGDRLAAFDESSSLELGLSYDPPPAEPIDGSVADPVRTVRQPVRSRLAGVPATLLAHPGLWYVAGIPALVAVLFAIGGEWATVAVLLAAAVALPLALAAIDHELRYGLVEYRAGDDALVARDRLFGVDLWRVEPWDETDLRVERGRLDRRLGTETVVIELRDDGYRIPELADPDPILDVFDRRPDRPDE, encoded by the coding sequence ATGCCCTCCCCCGGTCCGGTCGCCCGGCTGCGCGTGTTCGTCCGCGGTCGTCGCCCCCGAGCGCTCTCGGTCGCGGTCGCGAACCTGCTCCCGCTCGTCGGCGTCGTCGCGCTCGGCTGGAACGCGGCCGCGCTGATGACCCTCTACTGGTTCGAACTCGGGATCGCCTCCGGCTGGGCCCTCGTCCGCGCGCTGTTCGCCGGCCGGCCGTCCGAGATCGAACGCGGGGTGTTGATCTCCGGTCCGCTCGCGCAGCGTCGTGTCGGGCTGTCGATCCCGTGGACCGGCGTTCAGGTGCGCGTCTCCTCGCTGCTCGTCCTCCCGATCGCGACGCCGATCCTCGCGGTCGTCTGGGGGATCGTCGGCGCGCTCACGGTCGGCGTCGTCGTCGACGGCGGGTTAGCGCCCGAGGCGCTCGACACCGTGACGCTCGCGGTCATCGCCGTCTTCGTCGGCGAGGGGGCGACGACGCTCGTCGAGTACTTCGGTCGCGGCGAGTACCGCGACCACAGCGCGCAGACGGCGATACGAGGGGTGTTCGCCCGCGGTGCGGCGATATTCCTCGGCGCGCTGTTCACCGTTACGGTCGTCGCCGCGGGGACCTTGGAGGACGACACACCGATATCCGCGCTCGATCCCGACGCGATCGGACTTCCGCTCCTGCTCGGCATCGTCGGGGTGAAGTTCGCCTTCGACCTCGCGAGCCTGTACGGCGACCGGCTGGCCGCGTTCGACGAGTCGTCGTCGCTCGAACTGGGGCTCTCGTACGACCCGCCCCCGGCGGAGCCGATCGACGGTTCGGTCGCGGACCCGGTCCGAACGGTCCGGCAGCCCGTTCGCTCGCGGCTCGCCGGCGTGCCGGCCACCCTCCTCGCCCACCCGGGCCTGTGGTACGTCGCCGGGATCCCCGCGCTCGTCGCCGTGCTGTTCGCGATCGGCGGCGAGTGGGCGACCGTCGCCGTCCTCCTCGCGGCGGCCGTCGCGCTCCCGCTCGCCCTCGCCGCGATCGACCACGAACTCCGGTACGGACTCGTCGAGTACCGCGCCGGCGACGACGCCTTGGTCGCCCGCGACCGCCTGTTCGGCGTCGATCTGTGGCGCGTCGAGCCGTGGGACGAGACGGATCTCCGGGTAGAACGCGGTCGGCTCGACCGGCGGCTCGGCACCGAGACCGTCGTGATCGAACTCCGCGACGACGGGTACCGCATCCCGGAGCTCGCGGACCCCGACCCGATCCTCGACGTCTTCGACAGACGGCCGGACCGGCCGGACGAGTGA
- the dnaG gene encoding DNA primase DnaG, with translation MKDTEKYLIHATIAADGVVERSDVVGAVFGQTEGLLGDELDLRDLQESSRVGRIDVAVESENGQSFGEVTVASSLDKVETAILAAALETIDRIGPCHASVEVTSIEDVRAAKRREVVERAKELVAGGFEETSLASSDVLEEVRDAARVEGIVDYEGLPAGPRVGDSDAVIVVEGRADVLTLLDCGIKNAVAVEGTNVPEAVADLTADRTVTAFLDGDRGGELILRELGQVGEVDYVAFAPPGESVEDLDRDAVFEALRGKVPYASLADAADLRAAASDEEIADGDDPGSVARVGDGGAVPSDSAADDSPGPSPESPDLPGVDETDEPTEPANEPDGSDEEPTESGGEPDASGEEPTESGDEPGQSTDADAGPAGGAATDVESDPATDAEPDSVTDDNLDVEPVGKSDAEPTEVDAESVGDAETDESDRSGEADETADEPRSIAGHVSEVVDGESGRARFLGEEFDILDEVDAADAFNALDAADTAPQAVVVDGTVDQRLLDVAAQRGVGDLIGRDLGEFVKRPVGTRVLAAADVWAEN, from the coding sequence ATGAAAGACACAGAAAAATACCTGATACACGCCACCATCGCGGCCGACGGCGTCGTCGAGCGGAGCGATGTCGTCGGGGCGGTGTTCGGCCAGACCGAGGGGCTGCTCGGCGACGAGCTGGACCTCAGGGACCTCCAGGAGTCCTCGCGCGTCGGCCGGATCGACGTCGCCGTCGAGTCCGAGAACGGGCAGTCGTTCGGCGAGGTCACCGTCGCCTCCAGCCTCGACAAGGTCGAGACCGCGATCCTGGCGGCCGCGTTGGAGACGATCGACCGTATCGGCCCCTGTCACGCCTCCGTGGAGGTGACGAGCATCGAGGACGTGCGGGCGGCCAAGCGCCGCGAGGTCGTCGAGCGCGCCAAGGAGCTGGTCGCCGGCGGCTTCGAGGAGACGAGCCTCGCGAGCAGCGACGTGTTAGAGGAGGTCCGCGACGCCGCCCGCGTCGAGGGCATCGTCGACTACGAGGGGCTCCCCGCCGGCCCGCGGGTCGGCGACTCCGACGCGGTCATCGTCGTCGAGGGCCGCGCCGACGTGTTGACGCTGCTCGACTGCGGGATCAAAAATGCCGTCGCGGTCGAGGGGACGAACGTCCCCGAGGCGGTCGCCGACCTGACCGCCGACCGGACCGTCACCGCCTTCCTCGACGGCGACCGCGGCGGGGAGCTCATCCTCCGCGAGCTCGGGCAGGTCGGCGAGGTCGACTACGTCGCGTTCGCGCCGCCCGGCGAGTCCGTCGAGGACCTCGACCGCGACGCCGTCTTCGAGGCGCTCCGCGGGAAGGTCCCGTACGCGAGCCTCGCGGACGCCGCCGACCTCCGGGCGGCCGCGAGCGACGAGGAGATCGCTGACGGCGACGACCCCGGATCGGTCGCCCGCGTCGGCGACGGCGGCGCGGTGCCGAGCGACTCCGCGGCGGACGATTCGCCCGGTCCGTCGCCAGAGTCGCCCGATCTGCCGGGCGTCGACGAGACGGACGAACCGACCGAACCGGCGAACGAACCCGACGGGTCCGACGAGGAACCGACCGAATCCGGCGGCGAACCCGACGCGTCCGGCGAGGAACCGACCGAATCCGGCGACGAACCCGGGCAGTCCACAGACGCGGACGCTGGACCCGCCGGCGGCGCGGCGACCGACGTCGAGTCCGACCCAGCGACCGACGCCGAACCCGACTCGGTGACGGACGACAACCTCGACGTGGAGCCGGTCGGCAAATCGGACGCAGAGCCGACCGAGGTCGACGCCGAGTCGGTCGGAGACGCGGAGACGGACGAATCGGACAGATCCGGCGAGGCCGACGAGACCGCCGACGAACCGCGATCGATCGCGGGTCACGTCAGCGAGGTCGTCGACGGTGAGAGCGGACGCGCGCGCTTCCTCGGCGAGGAGTTCGACATCCTCGACGAAGTCGACGCCGCCGACGCGTTCAACGCGCTCGACGCCGCCGACACCGCGCCTCAGGCGGTCGTCGTCGACGGGACCGTCGACCAGCGCCTGCTCGACGTGGCTGCCCAGCGCGGCGTCGGCGACCTGATCGGCCGCGACCTCGGGGAGTTCGTGAAGCGCCCGGTCGGGACGCGCGTCCTCGCCGCCGCCGACGTCTGGGCCGAGAACTGA
- a CDS encoding sodium:solute symporter family protein: MTLGLSLGVVVGYLVVALALGLVAYRVSETTAEDYYLASRSIGTLVLLFTTFATLLSAFTFFGGPNLAYAAGPEWLVVMGTLDGVLFAVLWYVIGYKQWLIGARNGYVTLGEMLGDRFGSVGLRALVASVSLLWLFPYVMLQQMGAGEALVGLTDGVVPYWGGAALITAFMILYVTVAGLRGVAWTDTLQGLFMLSIVWIAAAWVLSAVGGVGAATGAMLAARPEFGSFGGGTYTPGFIISTAITIAFGVTMFPQINQRFFVAKSAATLKRSFALWPVLVLLLFLPAFMLGAWAAGMPIEVPEGANVLPVVLNEYAPAWFAALVIAGAMAAMMSSSDSMLLSGSSYFTRDLYRPLVDADASERREAWIARIGVAAFATLAFVASLFRPGTLIEVGDTAFSGFALLALPVICALYWPRTTRTGMVAGIAVPQAAYLLVVLSAVLPLVPTLSRTVFGGWDVALGLMVLSGALTVGVSILSAPTEEGDASRFAVAGD; encoded by the coding sequence ATGACGCTCGGTCTCTCGCTCGGCGTCGTCGTCGGCTACCTCGTCGTCGCGCTCGCGCTCGGCCTCGTTGCGTACCGCGTCTCGGAGACGACCGCCGAGGACTACTACCTCGCGAGCCGGTCGATCGGGACGCTCGTACTGCTGTTCACGACCTTCGCCACCCTGCTTTCGGCGTTCACCTTCTTCGGCGGCCCGAACCTCGCGTACGCCGCCGGACCCGAGTGGCTGGTGGTCATGGGAACGCTCGACGGCGTCCTGTTCGCCGTGCTGTGGTACGTGATCGGCTACAAGCAGTGGCTGATCGGCGCTCGCAACGGCTACGTGACGCTCGGCGAGATGCTCGGCGACCGGTTCGGCTCCGTCGGCCTGCGCGCGCTGGTCGCCAGCGTGAGCCTCCTGTGGCTGTTCCCGTACGTGATGCTCCAGCAGATGGGGGCCGGCGAGGCGCTCGTGGGACTCACCGACGGCGTCGTCCCCTACTGGGGCGGCGCGGCGCTCATCACGGCGTTCATGATCCTCTACGTCACCGTCGCCGGGCTCCGCGGCGTGGCGTGGACGGACACGCTTCAGGGGCTGTTCATGCTCTCCATCGTCTGGATCGCGGCGGCGTGGGTCCTCTCCGCGGTCGGCGGCGTCGGTGCCGCGACCGGCGCAATGTTAGCGGCCCGCCCCGAGTTCGGGAGCTTCGGCGGCGGGACGTACACGCCCGGGTTCATCATTTCGACGGCGATCACCATCGCGTTCGGGGTGACGATGTTCCCGCAGATCAACCAGCGGTTCTTCGTCGCGAAGTCGGCCGCGACGCTGAAGCGGTCGTTCGCGCTGTGGCCCGTGTTAGTCCTCCTACTCTTCCTCCCCGCGTTCATGCTCGGCGCGTGGGCGGCCGGGATGCCGATCGAGGTCCCCGAGGGCGCGAACGTGCTGCCGGTCGTGTTGAACGAGTACGCGCCGGCGTGGTTCGCCGCGCTGGTGATCGCGGGCGCGATGGCCGCGATGATGTCCTCGTCGGACTCGATGTTGTTATCCGGGTCGTCGTACTTCACCCGCGACCTGTACCGCCCGCTCGTCGACGCGGACGCCTCCGAGCGGCGCGAGGCGTGGATCGCGCGGATCGGCGTGGCGGCGTTCGCGACGCTGGCGTTCGTCGCGAGCCTGTTCCGGCCGGGGACGCTGATCGAGGTCGGCGACACCGCCTTCTCCGGGTTCGCGCTGCTCGCGCTCCCCGTGATCTGCGCGCTCTACTGGCCGCGGACGACCCGCACGGGCATGGTCGCCGGGATCGCCGTCCCGCAGGCGGCGTACCTGCTCGTGGTGCTGTCCGCGGTCCTCCCGCTCGTCCCGACGCTGTCGCGCACCGTCTTCGGCGGCTGGGACGTCGCGCTCGGGCTGATGGTCCTCTCGGGCGCGCTCACGGTCGGCGTCTCGATCCTCTCCGCGCCGACGGAGGAGGGCGACGCCTCACGGTTCGCGGTCGCGGGCGACTAA
- the gatD gene encoding Glu-tRNA(Gln) amidotransferase subunit GatD, which produces MQPGDRVRVERGGVTNEGVLLPSTTRDHLVVKLDGGYNVGIDRDAADVEVLESAVREVDPAAETDDDATSEITFDDDLPTVSLISTGGTIASTVDYRTGAVTAQFDAEDVLRAVPELAGRANYRGRVVANILSENMEPSIWRELAAAVREEVEAGADGVVVMHGTDTMQYSASALSFMLDSPVPVVFTGSQRSADRPSSDNVMNAVCAVEAAKADHAETLVCMHASPSDDACALHRGTRVRKNHTSRRDAFETVGAAPLGLIDYEAAAEAGSEGDAADAAIEWNREPLPRGETGTGPAGDAEGDGVAVAPDLDGDVELVKFTPGMDPAAWAYLDDKDGVVIEGTGLGHVHTDLIPRIEELVEGGTVVAMTSQCLAGRVCDRVYDTGRDLLDAGVVEAGDTLPGTAKVKLMWALANRSDPAEAMGRDLAGELTEESRPWR; this is translated from the coding sequence ATGCAACCGGGAGATCGCGTCCGCGTCGAGCGCGGGGGCGTCACCAACGAGGGCGTACTGCTCCCCTCCACGACGCGCGACCACCTCGTCGTCAAGCTCGACGGCGGCTACAACGTCGGGATCGACCGCGACGCGGCCGACGTCGAGGTGCTCGAATCCGCCGTCCGCGAGGTCGACCCCGCGGCCGAGACCGACGACGACGCCACCTCGGAGATCACCTTCGACGACGACCTGCCCACGGTCTCGCTCATCTCGACCGGCGGGACCATCGCCTCCACCGTCGACTACCGGACCGGGGCCGTCACGGCCCAGTTCGACGCCGAAGATGTCCTCCGGGCCGTCCCGGAGCTCGCCGGACGCGCGAACTACCGCGGCCGGGTCGTCGCGAACATCCTCTCGGAGAACATGGAGCCGTCCATCTGGCGCGAGCTGGCCGCGGCCGTCCGCGAGGAGGTCGAGGCGGGTGCCGACGGCGTCGTCGTGATGCACGGCACCGACACGATGCAGTACTCCGCGTCCGCGCTCTCCTTCATGCTCGATTCGCCGGTGCCGGTCGTGTTCACCGGGAGCCAGCGCTCCGCGGACCGCCCCTCCTCCGACAACGTGATGAACGCGGTGTGCGCCGTCGAGGCCGCGAAGGCCGACCACGCCGAGACGCTGGTGTGTATGCACGCGAGCCCCTCCGACGACGCCTGCGCGCTCCACCGCGGCACGCGCGTCCGGAAGAACCACACCTCGCGCCGGGACGCCTTCGAGACGGTCGGTGCCGCGCCGCTCGGGCTGATCGACTACGAGGCCGCCGCGGAGGCGGGGAGCGAGGGCGACGCGGCCGACGCCGCGATCGAGTGGAACCGCGAGCCGCTCCCCCGCGGCGAGACCGGCACCGGCCCCGCCGGCGACGCCGAGGGCGACGGCGTCGCCGTCGCGCCCGACCTCGACGGCGACGTGGAACTCGTCAAGTTCACGCCCGGGATGGACCCGGCCGCGTGGGCGTACCTCGACGACAAGGATGGCGTCGTGATCGAGGGCACCGGACTCGGCCACGTCCACACCGACCTCATCCCGCGGATCGAGGAACTGGTCGAGGGCGGGACCGTCGTCGCGATGACGAGCCAGTGTCTCGCCGGCCGGGTTTGCGACCGCGTGTACGACACCGGCCGCGACCTGCTCGACGCGGGCGTCGTCGAGGCCGGCGACACCCTCCCCGGCACCGCGAAGGTGAAGCTGATGTGGGCGCTCGCGAACCGCTCGGACCCCGCCGAGGCGATGGGCCGCGACCTCGCGGGCGAACTCACCGAGGAGTCGCGGCCCTGGCGATGA
- a CDS encoding HPP family protein, producing the protein MCRRIGTSLYAGLLFTVLGTVAWATGQPFVFPSLGPSAFVLTFDRRSERERAVRVVGGHLIGGLAGLAAWTFVADGPALIATPPAFSPEGFRLAAAATLSLVATSWAMIATGTVHPPACATTLIVSLGLLSTPRSVAIIVASVTVLVAFHAGVILVFKRLVGDSHPLYGRDDADDGEG; encoded by the coding sequence ATGTGCCGGCGGATCGGGACGAGCCTGTACGCCGGCCTGCTTTTCACCGTCCTCGGTACCGTCGCGTGGGCGACCGGCCAGCCGTTCGTCTTCCCGAGCCTCGGGCCGTCCGCGTTCGTCCTCACGTTCGACCGCCGGAGCGAGCGGGAGCGCGCCGTCCGCGTGGTCGGCGGCCACCTGATCGGCGGCCTCGCCGGGCTGGCGGCGTGGACGTTCGTCGCGGACGGGCCCGCGCTCATCGCCACGCCGCCCGCGTTCTCTCCTGAGGGGTTCCGGCTCGCGGCGGCCGCCACCCTCTCGCTCGTGGCGACCAGCTGGGCGATGATCGCGACCGGAACCGTCCATCCTCCGGCGTGCGCGACGACGCTCATCGTCTCGCTCGGCCTCCTCTCGACGCCGCGATCGGTGGCGATCATCGTCGCGAGCGTGACGGTCCTCGTCGCCTTCCACGCCGGCGTCATCCTCGTCTTCAAGCGGCTGGTCGGTGACTCACACCCGCTGTACGGGCGCGACGACGCGGATGACGGGGAGGGGTAG
- a CDS encoding A24 family peptidase has protein sequence MFATLPDLLRLLVVPVFAWAAIRDVRTRRLPNRMWPPLYLFGGLLLVWEAATLWPFAGFDGRIFLVRAAISLLFVAPLGYAFWYLGAFGGADAKAMIALAIAFPTFPAYEVGTLVFPLVDTDLGVFSLTILTNTVLIGLAYPVGLAVLNLVRGEVSSNMFLARPVATASLPDRHGRLFEDPDGPTRGGLDLDALRMYLRWRGLTLADLRDDPDGLRDPDSVGETFDPTDGGTHVGPRTDGGRAVDDAAPDGGTAIDETGTDDETAAADPWAAERFLDDIDHGAYGTDAATLRDGLEVVADADRVLVSPGMPFVVPMAVGLVVSLTNGDALFALLGAVGLV, from the coding sequence ATGTTCGCGACGCTGCCGGACCTCCTCCGACTGCTCGTCGTTCCCGTGTTCGCGTGGGCGGCGATCCGGGACGTCCGGACCCGACGCCTCCCGAACCGGATGTGGCCGCCGCTTTACCTGTTCGGCGGGCTGCTTCTGGTCTGGGAGGCCGCCACCCTGTGGCCGTTCGCGGGGTTCGACGGGCGGATCTTCCTCGTCCGGGCCGCGATTAGCCTGCTGTTCGTCGCGCCGCTCGGCTACGCCTTCTGGTACCTCGGCGCGTTCGGCGGGGCCGACGCCAAGGCGATGATCGCGCTCGCGATCGCGTTCCCGACGTTCCCGGCCTACGAGGTCGGGACCCTCGTCTTCCCGCTCGTCGACACCGATCTCGGCGTGTTCTCGCTGACGATCCTCACGAACACGGTGTTGATCGGACTCGCCTACCCGGTCGGTCTCGCGGTGCTCAACCTCGTCCGCGGCGAGGTCTCGTCGAACATGTTCCTCGCGCGTCCGGTCGCGACCGCGTCGCTGCCCGACAGACACGGACGGCTGTTCGAGGACCCCGACGGACCGACGCGGGGCGGTCTCGACCTCGACGCGCTCCGGATGTACCTCCGCTGGCGCGGCCTCACGCTCGCGGACCTGCGCGACGACCCGGACGGGCTCCGCGACCCCGACTCGGTCGGCGAGACGTTCGACCCGACCGACGGCGGGACCCACGTCGGCCCGCGGACCGACGGGGGGCGCGCAGTCGACGACGCGGCCCCGGACGGCGGAACCGCGATCGACGAAACGGGCACGGACGACGAAACGGCCGCGGCCGACCCGTGGGCCGCCGAGCGCTTCCTCGACGACATCGATCACGGCGCGTACGGCACCGACGCCGCGACGCTCCGGGACGGGCTGGAGGTCGTCGCCGACGCGGACCGCGTGCTGGTCTCGCCCGGTATGCCGTTCGTCGTCCCGATGGCGGTCGGGCTCGTCGTCTCGCTCACGAACGGCGACGCGCTGTTCGCGCTTCTCGGCGCTGTCGGACTCGTCTGA